A stretch of Triticum aestivum cultivar Chinese Spring chromosome 1D, IWGSC CS RefSeq v2.1, whole genome shotgun sequence DNA encodes these proteins:
- the LOC123181973 gene encoding pyrophosphate-energized vacuolar membrane proton pump, translating into MGFSVADAVIPACAVVGIAFALWQWFLVAKVKVSAYAPAGNGVHGRPVFRTEDEGGEDTRIGGGGGGESDDEEDGGDGPAAVARCAEIQNAISVGANSFLFTQYKYLAAFTVIFAVVIFLFLGSVHRFSTASQPCQYTKGKTCKPALANAVFTTMAFLLGAVTSVVSGFLGMRIATFANARTTLEARRGIGAAFATAFRSGAVMGFLLSSLGLLVLYVAIKLFGLYYHDDWEGLYESITGYGLGGSSMALFGRVGGGIYTKAADVGADLVGKVERNIPEDDPRNPAVIADNVGDNVGDIAGMGSDLFGSYAESTCAALFVASISSFGADHDFAAVCYPLLISSAGLVVCLVTTLFATDFFKVKTVRGVAPALKLQLIISTALMTVAALVVTFAALPAKFTMFDFGEQKQVKNWHVFFCVAIGLWAGLAIGFTTEYFTSNAYSPVRDVADSCRTGAATNVIFGLALGYKSVIVPVLAIALSIYVSFTLASIYGIAIAALGMLSTVATGLAIDAYGPISDNAGGIAEMAGMSRRIRQRTDALDAAGNTTAAIGKGFAIGSAALVSLALFGAFVSRAGVTVINVLSPKVFAGMLAGGMLPYWFSAMTMKSVGSAALKMVEEVRRQFSTIQGLMEGRATPDYASCVRISTDASLREMMPPGALVLLAPLVVGTFFGVHTLAGLLAGALVSGVQVAISASNSGGAWDNAKKYIEAGASEHAKSLGPKGSEAHMAAVIGDTIGDPLKDTSGPSLNILIKLMAVESLVFAPFFAAHGGLIVN; encoded by the exons ATGGGCTTCTCCGTGGCCGACGCGGTCATACCGGCGTGCGCCGTGGTCGGCATTGCCTTCGCGCTCTGGCAGTGGTTCCTCGTCGCCAAGGTGAAGGTGTCCGCCTACGCGCCGGCCGGTAACGGCGTACACGGGCGGCCAGTGTTCCGGACGGAGGACGAAGGTGGTGAGGATACCcgtatcggcggcggtggcggcggcgagagcgacgacgaggaggatggAGGCGACGGCCCGGCGGCCGTGGCCAGATGCGCGGAGATCCAGAACGCCATTTCCGTCG GAGCAAACTCGTTCCTTTTCACCCAATACAAGTACCTCGCGGCCTTCACGGTGATCTTCGCCGTGGTCATCTTCCTCTTCCTGGGGTCCGTGCACCGCTTCAGCACCGCCAGCCAGCCGTGCCAGTACACCAAGGGCAAGACGTGCAAGCCGGCGCTGGCCAACGCGGTGTTCACCACAATGGCCTTCCTCCTGGGCGCCGTCACCTCCGTCGTGTCGGGCTTCCTCGGCATGCGGATTGCCACGTTCGCCAACGCGAGAACCACACTGGAGGCGCGCCGCGGCATCGGCGCGGCCTTCGCCACGGCGTTCCGGTCCGGCGCCGTCATGGGGTTCCTCCTGTCGTccctgggcctcctggtgctctACGTCGCCATCAAGCTCTTTGGGCTCTACTACCACGACGACTGGGAGGGCCTGTACGAGTCCATCACCGGCTATGGGCTCGGCGGCTCGTCCATGGCGCTGTTCGGGAGGGTCGGGGGCGGCATCTACACCAAGGCGGCGGACGTTGGCGCCGACCTCGTCGGGAAGGTGGAGCGGAACATACCCGAGGACGACCCGAGGAACCCCGCGGTGATCGCGGACAATGTGGGCGACAACGTCGGCGACATCGCCGGCATGGGCTCCGACCTGTTCGGGTCCTACGCCGAGTCCACCTGCGCGGCGCTGTTCGTGGCATCGATCTCGTCGTTCGGCGCCGACCACGACTTTGCGGCCGTGTGCTACCCCCTGCTGATAAGCTCGGCTGGGCTTGTGGTCTGCCTGGTCACCACGCTCTTCGCCACCGATTTCTTCAAGGTCAAGACCGTCCGCGGGGTCGCGCCAGCGCTGAAGCTTCAGCTCATCATCTCCACCGCGCTGATGACCGTCGCGGCCCTCGTCGTCACCTTCGCCGCGCTCCCGGCCAAGTTCACCATGTTCGATTTCGGGGAACAGAAACAGGTCAAGAACTG GCACGTGTTCTTCTGCGTCGCCATTGGGTTATGGGCGGGTCTGGCCATCGGTTTCACCACAGAGTACTTCACCAGTAATGCTTACAG CCCTGTTCGGGACGTGGCCGACTCTTGCAGGACCGGCGCGGCGACCAACGTCATCTTCGGGCTGGCGCTCGGCTACAAATCCGTCATCGTGCCCGTGTTAGCCATCGCCTTGTCAATCTACGTCAGCTTCACCCTGGCATCGATCTACGGCATCGCCATCGCCGCGCTCGGGATGCTCAGCACGGTGGCCACCGGGCTGGCCATCGACGCCTACGGCCCGATCAGCGACAACGCCGGAGGCATCGCGGAGATGGCCGGCATGAGCCGCAGGATCCGGCAGCGGACGGACGCCCTCGACGCCGCGGGCAACACCACCGCGGCCATCGGCAAGGGGTTCGCCATCGGCTCGGCGGCGCTGGTGTCGCTGGCGCTGTTCGGCGCGTTCGTGAGCCGCGCGGGCGTCACGGTGATCAACGTGCTGAGCCCCAAAGTGTTCGCGGGGATGCTCGCCGGCGGGATGCTCCCGTACTGGTTCTCGGCGATGACGATGAAGAGCGTGGGCAGCGCGGCGCTGAAGATGGTGGAGGAGGTGCGGCGGCAGTTCAGCACCATCCAGGGGCTGATGGAGGGGCGCGCCACGCCGGACTACGCCAGCTGCGTGAGGATCTCGACGGACGCGTCGCTGAGGGAGATGATGCCGCCGGGGGCGCTGGTGCTGCTGGCGCCCCTCGTCGTCGGCACTTTCTTCGGCGTCCACACGCTCGCCGGCCTGCTCGCCGGCGCGCTCGTCTCGGGCGTGCAGGTGGCCATATCTGCTTCCAACAGCGGGGGAGCCTGGGACAACGCCAAGAAGTACATCGAGGCGGGTGCGTCGGAGCACGCCAAGTCCCTGGGTCCCAAGGGCTCGGAGGCGCACATGGCCGCCGTGATCGGTGACACCATCGGCGACCCGCTCAAGGATACGTCCGGGCCGTCGCTCAACATCCTCATCAAGCTCATGGCCGTTGAGTCGCTGGTCTTCGCGCCATTCTTCGCGGCTCATGGAGGCCTCATAGTCAACTGA
- the LOC123181978 gene encoding uncharacterized protein, giving the protein MGTEVLRPHDCLSRVRHHAHAHAGSRRSPRPASRTHRGTARRAQAASPLPQEVRVKVSVSPATVDAAYAGPAFGVMSPSPRALPLPRFSNTKTAAQATVDDSATRELRRLLGLERPAN; this is encoded by the coding sequence ATGGGAACGGAGGTGCTCCGCCCGCACGACTGCCTGTCCCGCGTCCGCCaccacgcccacgcccacgccgGCTCCAGGCGCTCGCCGCGCCCGGCCTCGAGGACGCACCGCGGCACCGCTCGCCGCGCCCAGGCAGCGTCGCCCCTGCCGCAAGAGGTGCGAGTCAAGGTGTCAGTGTCACCCGCCACCGTGGACGCCGCGTACGCCGGGCCAGCGTTCGGCGtcatgtcgccgtcgccgcgggCGCTGCCGCTGCCGCGCTTCAGCAACACCAAGACGGCAGCCCAGGCCACCGTGGACGACTCGGCCACGCGGGAGCTCCGGCGGCTGCTGGGCCTCGAGCGGCCGGCGAATTGA